The genomic window TAAAAACTCCATACTAATTAATATTCATTAAAAATGTATATATATTTATAATTATGCATTGACATATAATTATGCACATTGCATATTTTCTGAAATTAATGTATTTTTTCATACATAGGCTACTTTTTTTAACTTTAATCATATACTGTTTATTGAATATAAAATGTATTAGGAGTGGTAATATTGAGTAACTTAAAAGAAAGACATCTTTTTCCTGGGGCTAATACCTCTAGAGGCTTTTATTCATGTTTCGACTATATAATAAATAAAGAAACTGCAAATAGAGTTTTTTGTATAAAGGGTGGTCCTGGAACTGGTAAATCCCACTTAATGAAAGAAATAGGTAAATACTTTCAAAATAAAGGATATACAATTGAATATCATCATTGTTCTTCAGATGATGCTTCTTTAGATGCTGTAGTTATAAAAGATTTAAAAATAGCTTTAATGGACGGTACAGCACCTCATATAGTAGATCCTGTTTATCCTATAGCTATTGATGAAGTTTTAAACATGGGTGATGCAATGAATCAAGATATTATTTCTAAAAATAAACAAGAAATAATTGAACTTAGTAAAATAATAAGCAGCAAATTTAAAAGAGCTTATAGTTTTTTTGCAGCTGCAAAATCTATACATGAAGACTGGTGTAAGTTAAATGCTGAAGCTATGGACTCATATAAAATAGACACAATAACCGAAAGTTTAAAAGAAGAGATTTTTATAAATCAAAAAACTGGGTATGGTGATGAAAGGCATATATTTGGAACTTCCTTTACTCCTAACGGAATCATTACTTTTGTAAAAGATCTTTCATCTGAATTTAATAATAAGTTTGTTTTAAAAGGTGGTCCTGGATTTGGTAAGAGTCATATTCTTAAGGCAATAGGTAAGACTGCTCAAAAAAAGGGTTATTTTGTAGAGTATCTACATGATCCATTCATTCCTGATAGAATCGAACATGTTTTTATTCCTGAATTATCAACTTGTATTCTTACAGAAAATGAAATTAGTCAAACTGCTTTCTCTGGTAAAGTATATAATATAGAAGACTTCTGCAAAGCAAATGTTTTAGCTAAAAATAAATCAGATATAGAATACGATAGTAAGGTTTTCTATGACTTAATAAAAAAAGGTTTATCTTATTTAACTGAAGCT from Clostridium septicum includes these protein-coding regions:
- a CDS encoding PRK06851 family protein, yielding MSNLKERHLFPGANTSRGFYSCFDYIINKETANRVFCIKGGPGTGKSHLMKEIGKYFQNKGYTIEYHHCSSDDASLDAVVIKDLKIALMDGTAPHIVDPVYPIAIDEVLNMGDAMNQDIISKNKQEIIELSKIISSKFKRAYSFFAAAKSIHEDWCKLNAEAMDSYKIDTITESLKEEIFINQKTGYGDERHIFGTSFTPNGIITFVKDLSSEFNNKFVLKGGPGFGKSHILKAIGKTAQKKGYFVEYLHDPFIPDRIEHVFIPELSTCILTENEISQTAFSGKVYNIEDFCKANVLAKNKSDIEYDSKVFYDLIKKGLSYLTEAHALHDDLEKFYIDAIDFDVCNTIYDNVISKIEKYE